A window from Tenacibaculum singaporense encodes these proteins:
- a CDS encoding N-acyl homoserine lactonase family protein, with protein MKKIFLLALITIVTFSCKNAKKEQTTEEKTVEKPQVKLHVLDGGSILVNKLEVFSQDTTYTGQSKKFSDAFYVISHPKGNLMWDAGLPETLIVDEPFTEPSGTFTLQRKDSLKNQLKSIGLTIDDFKYIALSHPHFDHTGHANQFKNATWLVQENEYDFITNDSAKVKDPNTYNSIKELKNVEKINGDHDVFGDGTVVIKYMPGHTIGHQALYIEAGLEKPILLTGDLYHFEENRETKGVPSFNYNVEQTIESMEKFEAFAKEKNAEVIIQHSPKDFKKLQNLLKK; from the coding sequence ATGAAAAAAATATTTTTATTAGCTCTTATAACTATTGTTACATTTAGTTGTAAAAATGCTAAAAAGGAACAAACTACAGAAGAGAAAACAGTTGAAAAGCCTCAAGTAAAACTTCATGTTTTAGATGGTGGTTCAATTTTAGTTAACAAACTTGAAGTTTTTTCTCAAGATACGACATACACAGGGCAATCTAAAAAGTTTTCAGATGCATTTTATGTAATATCTCACCCTAAAGGAAATTTAATGTGGGATGCTGGTTTACCTGAAACCTTAATTGTAGACGAACCTTTTACAGAACCTTCTGGTACTTTTACGTTACAACGTAAAGATTCATTAAAAAACCAGTTAAAATCTATAGGGTTAACTATTGATGATTTTAAATATATCGCTTTATCTCACCCTCATTTCGACCATACTGGTCATGCTAACCAATTCAAAAATGCAACTTGGTTAGTTCAGGAAAATGAGTATGATTTTATAACTAATGATTCTGCAAAAGTTAAAGATCCTAACACATACAATTCTATTAAAGAATTGAAGAATGTAGAAAAAATTAATGGCGACCATGATGTTTTTGGAGACGGTACAGTAGTTATCAAATACATGCCAGGTCATACAATAGGTCATCAAGCTTTATATATTGAAGCTGGTTTAGAGAAACCAATCTTATTAACAGGTGATTTATATCACTTTGAAGAAAACAGAGAAACTAAAGGTGTTCCTTCATTTAATTACAATGTTGAGCAAACTATAGAAAGCATGGAAAAGTTTGAAGCTTTCGCAAAAGAAAAGAATGCTGAGGTGATTATTCAACACTCACCTAAAGATTTCAAAAAATTACAAAATCTATTAAAAAAGTAA